From a region of the Corallococcus coralloides DSM 2259 genome:
- the mrpC gene encoding Crp/Fnr family transcriptional regulator MrpC: MHGFNRPLGPIGSNVVAPLQATSSGMMVTANKLVPGQEAIDFKGYFKVESFPHNSTIYRPGDTSDRVYLLKSGRVRLMRIGKNSTRSVVSILRPGDLFGELFRPEGTPIEEMAVAAGEAEVWSIEGRDFRAQLEARPALAVDVVRAYADRVRSLRKRVLGLTFKEVPARLADTLLTLVEAHGERCPHGGETDLRGITQQDLADLVGASRSFVSTLINEMKREGVLGNVGRILCVRDQKALRKLASKEK, from the coding sequence ATGCACGGCTTCAACCGCCCCCTCGGCCCCATCGGTTCCAACGTCGTGGCGCCGCTGCAGGCGACGTCGTCCGGCATGATGGTGACCGCGAACAAGCTGGTCCCCGGCCAGGAGGCCATCGACTTCAAGGGGTACTTCAAGGTCGAGTCCTTCCCGCACAACTCGACCATCTACCGCCCCGGCGACACGTCGGACCGCGTGTACCTGCTGAAGTCCGGCCGTGTGCGCCTGATGCGCATTGGCAAGAACAGCACCCGCTCGGTGGTGTCCATCCTGCGCCCGGGCGACCTGTTCGGCGAGCTGTTCCGCCCGGAAGGCACGCCCATCGAGGAGATGGCCGTGGCGGCGGGCGAGGCCGAGGTGTGGAGCATCGAGGGCCGTGACTTCCGCGCCCAGCTGGAGGCCCGTCCGGCCCTGGCGGTGGACGTGGTGCGCGCCTACGCGGACCGCGTGCGCTCGCTGCGCAAGCGCGTCCTGGGCCTGACCTTCAAGGAGGTTCCGGCCCGGCTGGCGGACACCCTGCTCACGCTGGTGGAGGCGCACGGCGAGCGCTGCCCGCACGGCGGTGAGACGGACCTGCGCGGCATCACCCAGCAGGACCTGGCGGACCTGGTGGGCGCCTCGCGCTCCTTCGTGTCCACGCTCATCAACGAGATGAAGCGCGAGGGCGTGCTCGGCAACGTCGGCCGCATCCTCTGCGTGCGCGACCAGAAGGCCCTGCGCAAGCTGGCCTCCAAGGAGAAGTAG
- a CDS encoding thiolase family protein, protein MSGRVVIASAVRTPFTRAHKGEFKDTRPDTLAALAIKEAVAQVPGLKPADVEDVIMGCAMPEAEQGMNVARNASLLAGLPDTVPGLTINRFCSSGVQSVAQAAQGIKSGMLQVAVAGGTESMTMVPMGGNKVSANPEIMQKLPEVYTSMGATAENIASRYSVTREDADKFAAESQRRAATAREQGKFKEEIFPVTTTMFDEDGNQKQVTVTVDTILRPETTVEGLAKLRPAFNAKGVVTAGNASPLTDGAAAAVVMSEEKAKELNVKPLGYFVDYVVAGVPPEIMGVGPVPAIRKLLERNKLKIEDISVFELNEAFAAQALHCIRELGIPQDKVNPNGGAIALGHPLGVSGARMVATILRELKRRDGRYGVVSMCIGGGMGAAALVELAK, encoded by the coding sequence ATGTCCGGTCGAGTCGTGATTGCCAGCGCGGTGCGCACCCCCTTCACCCGCGCCCACAAGGGAGAGTTCAAGGACACGCGGCCGGATACGCTCGCGGCCCTTGCCATCAAGGAGGCCGTCGCCCAGGTCCCCGGCTTGAAGCCGGCGGACGTGGAGGACGTCATCATGGGCTGTGCCATGCCGGAGGCGGAGCAGGGCATGAACGTGGCCCGCAACGCGAGCCTGCTCGCCGGCCTGCCGGACACCGTTCCGGGCCTGACCATCAACCGCTTCTGTTCCTCCGGCGTGCAGTCCGTGGCGCAGGCGGCGCAGGGCATCAAGTCCGGCATGCTCCAGGTGGCCGTGGCCGGTGGCACCGAGTCCATGACCATGGTGCCCATGGGCGGCAACAAGGTCTCCGCCAACCCGGAGATCATGCAGAAGCTGCCGGAGGTCTACACCTCCATGGGCGCGACGGCGGAGAACATCGCCTCCCGCTACAGCGTCACCCGTGAGGACGCGGACAAGTTCGCCGCCGAGTCCCAGCGCCGCGCGGCCACCGCCCGCGAGCAGGGGAAGTTCAAGGAGGAGATCTTCCCCGTCACCACCACGATGTTCGACGAGGACGGCAACCAGAAGCAGGTGACCGTCACGGTGGACACCATCCTGCGCCCGGAGACGACGGTGGAGGGCCTGGCCAAGCTGCGCCCGGCCTTCAACGCCAAGGGCGTGGTGACGGCCGGTAACGCGTCGCCGCTGACGGACGGCGCGGCGGCCGCGGTGGTGATGAGCGAGGAGAAGGCGAAGGAGCTCAACGTCAAGCCGCTGGGCTACTTCGTGGACTACGTGGTCGCCGGCGTGCCGCCCGAAATCATGGGCGTGGGCCCGGTGCCCGCCATCCGCAAGCTCCTGGAGCGCAACAAGCTGAAGATTGAGGACATCAGCGTGTTCGAGCTCAACGAGGCCTTCGCGGCGCAGGCGCTGCACTGCATCCGTGAGCTGGGCATCCCCCAGGACAAGGTGAACCCGAACGGCGGCGCCATCGCCCTGGGCCACCCGCTGGGCGTGTCCGGTGCGCGCATGGTGGCCACCATCCTGCGCGAGCTGAAGCGCCGGGACGGCCGCTACGGCGTGGTGAGCATGTGCATCGGCGGCGGCATGGGTGCCGCGGCGCTGGTGGAACTGGCGAAGTAA
- a CDS encoding 3-hydroxyacyl-CoA dehydrogenase/enoyl-CoA hydratase family protein — MTTRIRKVAVLGAGVMGSGIAAHLANSGVRALLLDIVPPQAAPGEDTASKAFRNKFSQGAIANLRKAKPSPIVSEQVLAAIEVGNLEDDLARLGECDWIIEVVKEDLAVKQALFAKVEKHARRDAIISSNTSGLSIVGMTEGRGAEFKKNFLVTHFFNPVRYMKLLELVAGQETNPDVVKTIHKFGEEVLGKGIVYGKDTTNFIANRIGVYGMMRTISEMQKSEMTIEEVDKIFGPAMGRPKSAVFRTADIVGLDTFTHVAKNCYDTLTHDEERDVFAAPDFLQKMVEKKMLGDKTGGGFYKKDRSSGGKDILALDLKTLEYRPQGKVRFDSLGAAKGIDDVKERVASVMNADDKAGKFAERVTLDVLAYSSRRIPEIADDLVNVDRGVRWGFGWDLGPFEVWDAYGVQKGVERMKALGLKPAAWVEEMLAKGRTSFYGVQDGRDTYWDIPSKSVKPVVENARTSRVEYLKRGNKKIAGNDSASLWDAGDGVTLLEFHSKMNSIDDDIIAMMNTALDETEKNFKGLVIGNDGSNFSAGANIMAMLMAAKSEDFDSIRKMASAFQAANQRMRYSPVPVVTAPFNLTLGGGAEVTMGGNAVQASAELYMGLVEVGVGLIPGGGGTMMLLRNVFGTYAADKDFDALPFLKKVFLAIGMAKVATSAEEAREMGFLSQQDGITGNRDFLLSDAKSRVLGLANGGFRPPRPTRFRLPGPNGAATIDMMLYDMQLNNQISAHDRKIAQKLARVLSGGDTSPSVLVTEEKLLELEMEAFLSLIGEEKTQDRMMFMLEKGKPLRN; from the coding sequence ATGACGACCCGGATCCGAAAAGTGGCGGTGCTTGGCGCTGGCGTGATGGGCAGCGGCATCGCCGCGCATCTGGCCAACTCCGGCGTGCGCGCCCTGTTGCTGGACATCGTTCCGCCCCAGGCCGCTCCGGGCGAGGACACCGCTTCCAAGGCGTTCCGCAACAAGTTCTCGCAGGGCGCCATCGCGAACCTGCGCAAGGCGAAGCCCAGCCCCATCGTGTCCGAGCAGGTGCTCGCCGCCATCGAAGTGGGCAACCTGGAGGACGACCTCGCGCGCCTGGGCGAGTGCGATTGGATCATCGAGGTGGTGAAGGAGGACCTGGCCGTCAAGCAGGCCCTGTTCGCCAAGGTGGAGAAGCACGCCCGCAGGGACGCCATCATCTCCTCCAACACCTCCGGTCTCTCCATCGTGGGCATGACCGAGGGCCGCGGCGCGGAGTTCAAGAAGAACTTCCTCGTCACGCACTTCTTCAACCCCGTTCGCTACATGAAGCTGCTGGAACTCGTGGCGGGCCAGGAGACGAACCCGGACGTCGTGAAGACGATCCACAAGTTCGGTGAAGAGGTGCTCGGCAAGGGCATCGTCTACGGCAAGGACACCACCAACTTCATCGCGAACCGCATCGGCGTGTACGGGATGATGCGGACCATCTCCGAGATGCAGAAGTCGGAGATGACCATCGAAGAGGTGGACAAGATCTTTGGCCCGGCCATGGGCCGTCCCAAGTCCGCCGTGTTCCGCACCGCGGACATCGTGGGTCTGGACACGTTCACCCACGTGGCGAAGAACTGTTACGACACGCTGACGCACGACGAAGAGCGCGACGTCTTCGCCGCCCCGGACTTCCTCCAGAAGATGGTGGAGAAGAAGATGCTGGGCGACAAGACCGGCGGCGGCTTCTACAAGAAGGACCGCTCCTCCGGTGGCAAGGACATCCTCGCGCTGGACCTGAAGACGCTGGAGTACCGGCCGCAGGGCAAGGTGCGCTTCGACTCGCTGGGCGCCGCGAAGGGCATCGACGACGTGAAGGAGCGCGTGGCGTCCGTGATGAACGCGGACGACAAGGCCGGCAAGTTCGCCGAGCGCGTCACCCTGGACGTGCTGGCGTACTCCAGCCGCCGCATCCCGGAGATCGCGGACGACCTGGTCAACGTGGACCGCGGCGTGCGCTGGGGCTTCGGCTGGGACCTGGGGCCCTTCGAGGTCTGGGACGCCTACGGTGTCCAGAAGGGCGTGGAGCGCATGAAGGCGCTGGGCCTCAAGCCCGCCGCCTGGGTGGAGGAGATGCTGGCCAAGGGCCGCACGTCCTTCTACGGCGTGCAGGACGGCCGCGACACCTACTGGGACATCCCGTCCAAGTCCGTGAAGCCGGTGGTGGAGAACGCGCGCACGTCCCGCGTGGAGTACCTGAAGCGCGGCAACAAGAAGATCGCCGGCAACGACAGCGCTTCGCTGTGGGATGCGGGCGACGGCGTCACGCTCCTGGAGTTCCACTCCAAGATGAACTCCATCGACGATGACATCATCGCGATGATGAACACCGCGCTGGATGAGACGGAGAAGAACTTCAAGGGCCTCGTGATTGGCAACGACGGCTCCAACTTCTCCGCCGGCGCGAACATCATGGCCATGCTGATGGCGGCCAAGAGCGAGGACTTCGACTCCATCCGCAAGATGGCGTCCGCGTTCCAGGCGGCCAACCAGCGCATGCGCTACAGCCCCGTGCCCGTCGTGACGGCGCCCTTCAACCTCACGCTGGGCGGCGGCGCGGAGGTCACCATGGGTGGCAACGCGGTGCAGGCCAGCGCGGAGCTGTACATGGGCCTCGTGGAAGTGGGCGTGGGCCTCATCCCGGGCGGCGGCGGCACCATGATGCTGCTGCGCAACGTGTTCGGCACCTACGCGGCGGACAAGGACTTCGACGCGCTGCCCTTCCTCAAGAAGGTGTTCCTCGCCATCGGCATGGCGAAGGTGGCCACGAGCGCGGAAGAGGCGCGCGAGATGGGCTTCCTGTCGCAGCAGGACGGCATCACGGGCAACCGCGACTTCCTCCTGTCGGACGCGAAGTCGCGCGTGCTGGGCCTGGCGAACGGCGGCTTCCGCCCGCCGCGTCCCACGCGCTTCCGGCTGCCGGGCCCCAACGGCGCGGCCACCATCGACATGATGCTGTACGACATGCAGCTCAACAATCAGATCAGCGCCCACGACCGGAAGATCGCGCAGAAGCTGGCGCGCGTGCTGTCCGGTGGTGACACCAGCCCCTCCGTGCTGGTGACCGAGGAGAAGCTGCTGGAGCTGGAGATGGAAGCGTTCCTGAGCCTCATCGGCGAGGAGAAGACCCAGGACCGCATGATGTTCATGCTCGAGAAGGGCAAGCCGCTGCGCAACTAG
- a CDS encoding M1 family metallopeptidase: MARLDPHSYNDSTQPETETLDWKARVDFRTRRLHAEATLTLKEASAGPLDLDTRDLDIRGVVDAQGRPLPYILSPPEPILGSRLRIELPSGVKQLTVRYRTSPEASALQWLTPSQTAGGQQPFLFSQCQAIHARSVVPLQDTPRIRIRYRASLRVPKQLKSVMAASFVAREEHGVEAEEHYEMPQPVPPYLLAFAVGSLTSKELGPRSRVWAEPEALEDAADEFAGVDDMLKAAESLFGPYDWERFDLLLMPPSFPYGGMENPRLTFLTPTLIAGDKSLVNVVAHELAHSWTGNLVTNASAEHFWLNEGFTVFAERRILEALAGPEVAALHAALGRRSLDEALHHFRAHPQLTALRTHLSGVDPDEAFSQIPYEKGYLLLRALEDAVGRPTFDGFLRRYLAKYRFQALTTEEFVRFTESELPGALAKVDADAYLNRPGVPQSAPRPTSARLEALEKLRGKVPSQADTKDWTPTEWQLFLESMPQDTSQDVFRELDAKYSLTGSRNSEVLVAWLVAALRAGFDAPLGRAEEFLGEVGRMKYLKPLYSVLASSRDHRKVARAAFEKNGARYHPIARQGVELILARA; encoded by the coding sequence ATGGCTCGCCTCGACCCGCACTCGTACAACGACAGCACGCAGCCTGAGACCGAAACGCTGGACTGGAAGGCCCGCGTCGATTTCCGGACGCGGCGCCTGCACGCGGAGGCCACGCTGACCCTCAAGGAGGCGTCAGCCGGTCCCCTCGACCTGGACACCCGCGACCTGGACATCCGCGGCGTGGTGGATGCCCAGGGTCGCCCCTTGCCCTACATCCTCTCCCCTCCTGAGCCCATCCTCGGCAGCCGCCTTCGCATCGAGCTGCCCTCGGGGGTGAAGCAGCTGACGGTGCGCTACCGGACGTCGCCGGAGGCGAGCGCGCTGCAGTGGCTGACGCCGTCACAGACGGCGGGTGGGCAGCAGCCGTTCCTGTTCAGCCAGTGCCAGGCCATTCACGCGCGCAGCGTGGTGCCGCTGCAGGACACGCCGCGCATCCGCATCCGCTACCGCGCGTCCCTGCGCGTGCCCAAGCAGCTCAAGTCCGTGATGGCGGCGTCCTTCGTGGCGCGCGAGGAGCACGGCGTGGAGGCGGAGGAGCACTACGAGATGCCGCAGCCGGTGCCCCCGTACCTGCTGGCGTTCGCGGTGGGCAGCCTCACGTCCAAGGAATTGGGGCCGCGCTCGCGGGTGTGGGCGGAGCCGGAGGCGCTGGAGGACGCGGCGGACGAGTTCGCGGGCGTGGACGACATGCTCAAGGCCGCGGAGTCGCTCTTCGGGCCGTACGACTGGGAGCGCTTCGACCTCTTGCTCATGCCGCCGTCGTTCCCCTACGGCGGCATGGAGAACCCGCGCCTGACGTTCCTCACGCCCACGCTCATCGCGGGGGACAAGAGCCTGGTGAACGTGGTGGCGCATGAGCTTGCGCACTCGTGGACGGGCAACCTGGTGACGAACGCGTCCGCGGAGCACTTCTGGCTGAACGAAGGCTTCACCGTCTTCGCGGAGCGCCGCATCCTGGAGGCGCTGGCGGGGCCGGAGGTCGCGGCGCTGCACGCGGCCCTGGGGCGCCGTTCGCTGGACGAAGCGCTGCACCACTTCCGCGCGCACCCGCAGCTCACCGCGCTGCGCACGCACCTGTCCGGCGTGGACCCGGACGAGGCCTTCTCCCAGATTCCCTACGAGAAGGGCTACCTGCTGCTGCGCGCGCTGGAGGACGCGGTGGGCCGCCCCACGTTCGACGGCTTCCTGCGCCGCTACCTGGCGAAGTACCGCTTCCAGGCGCTCACCACGGAGGAGTTCGTCCGCTTCACGGAAAGCGAGCTGCCGGGTGCCCTGGCGAAGGTGGACGCGGACGCGTACCTCAACCGGCCCGGCGTGCCGCAGAGCGCGCCCCGGCCCACCTCCGCGCGGCTGGAGGCGCTGGAGAAGCTGCGCGGAAAGGTGCCTTCGCAAGCGGACACGAAGGACTGGACGCCCACCGAGTGGCAGCTGTTCCTGGAGTCCATGCCGCAGGACACGTCCCAGGACGTCTTCCGCGAGCTGGACGCGAAGTACTCGCTCACGGGCAGCCGCAACTCGGAGGTGCTGGTGGCGTGGCTGGTGGCGGCGCTGCGCGCGGGCTTCGATGCTCCGCTCGGCCGGGCCGAGGAGTTCCTCGGCGAGGTGGGCCGGATGAAGTACCTCAAGCCGCTCTACAGCGTGCTCGCCTCGTCGCGCGACCACCGCAAGGTGGCGCGCGCGGCGTTCGAGAAGAACGGGGCGAGGTACCACCCCATCGCCCGACAGGGCGTGGAGCTCATCCTCGCCCGCGCGTGA
- a CDS encoding DNA-methyltransferase: MFAEAAAPALKIVRRSQNDSVFAKRGEAYTLLQGDSLELMAQLPEQSFDLIFADPPYFLSNGGTTCKGGKRVSVAKGQWDVSRGVEEDHAFTTKWLAACQRLLRPTGTLWVSGTQHVIFNAGFAMQKLGYKLLNTVTWYKPNASPNLACRYFTHSTELLIWASPSSGGKLKHVFNYQRMKAENGGKQMRDVWNLPRNGDEELTADGAGRMWTQTAPRGEEKAFGSHPTQKPVALLERILEASCPENSLILDPFNGSGTTGVAALKHGHRYVGIDMNPEYLALSKKRLDAALK, from the coding sequence ATGTTCGCGGAAGCTGCTGCCCCTGCCCTGAAGATTGTCCGACGCTCCCAGAACGACAGCGTCTTCGCGAAGCGCGGGGAGGCCTACACGCTGCTGCAGGGCGACAGCCTGGAGCTGATGGCCCAGCTGCCCGAGCAGTCCTTCGACCTCATCTTCGCGGACCCGCCGTACTTCCTCTCCAACGGCGGCACCACCTGCAAGGGTGGCAAGCGCGTCTCCGTGGCGAAGGGCCAGTGGGACGTGTCCCGCGGAGTGGAGGAGGACCACGCCTTCACCACCAAGTGGCTCGCCGCCTGCCAGCGCCTCCTGCGCCCCACCGGCACGCTGTGGGTGAGCGGCACCCAGCACGTCATCTTCAACGCCGGCTTCGCCATGCAGAAGCTGGGTTACAAGCTGCTCAACACCGTCACCTGGTACAAGCCCAACGCGAGCCCCAACCTGGCGTGCCGCTACTTCACGCACTCCACGGAGCTGCTCATCTGGGCCTCGCCGTCGTCCGGCGGCAAGCTGAAGCACGTCTTCAACTACCAGCGCATGAAGGCGGAGAACGGCGGCAAGCAGATGCGCGACGTGTGGAACCTGCCGCGCAACGGTGACGAGGAGCTCACCGCCGACGGCGCCGGCCGCATGTGGACGCAGACGGCCCCTCGCGGCGAGGAGAAGGCCTTCGGCAGCCACCCCACGCAGAAGCCGGTGGCCCTGCTGGAGCGCATCCTGGAGGCGAGCTGCCCGGAGAACTCGCTCATCCTGGACCCCTTCAACGGCAGCGGCACCACCGGCGTGGCCGCCCTGAAGCACGGCCACCGCTACGTGGGCATCGACATGAACCCGGAGTACCTGGCCCTGTCCAAGAAGCGCCTGGACGCTGCCCTCAAGTAG
- a CDS encoding sigma-54-dependent transcriptional regulator, producing the protein METLLIVDDDVSLLETLTMHFEEIEQDDGQPRYQVVTATSAAAGLKAAQENMPSVVILDMMLPDRTGLEIIEEMKTLCGDARIILVTAYHDMETTIRAMKAGAFDYIHKPFPDPAALDLVVERALEYRQLSRRADEVHRENAVVRLGDIVGTSPSMQQLVKEIGKVTGSTATVLINGESGTGKELIARVIHNYSYDEPRPFIGINCSAIVDTLLESELFGHEKGAFTGAVSGKPGKFELAEDGTVFLDEIGDMSLMLQAKLLRVLQEREFERVGGVKRVKLRARVIAATHRNLADEVAQGRFREDLYQRLKVITLVIPPLRERREDISLLVKHLLERINEKVHKRVTRVPHEVMERLTLLPWRGNVRELENVLTRAVVLAPGDVLRGDDLPALEANPSGPLDAGQRAPGAASSMFAAPAVDDVSLIPTLEEAERQLIARAMAVTKGHKGRTCQILGISRPTLERKLQKFGLAQGHGPQVHPYPVKDAS; encoded by the coding sequence ATGGAGACCCTCCTCATCGTCGACGATGACGTGTCGCTGCTCGAAACCCTCACGATGCACTTCGAGGAGATCGAGCAGGACGACGGGCAGCCGCGCTACCAGGTGGTGACGGCCACCAGCGCCGCCGCGGGCCTCAAGGCCGCCCAGGAGAACATGCCCAGCGTGGTCATCCTGGACATGATGCTCCCGGACCGCACGGGCCTGGAGATCATCGAGGAGATGAAGACCCTGTGCGGCGACGCGCGCATCATCCTCGTCACCGCCTACCACGACATGGAGACGACCATCCGGGCCATGAAGGCCGGTGCGTTCGACTACATCCACAAGCCCTTCCCGGATCCGGCCGCCCTGGACCTCGTCGTGGAGCGCGCGCTGGAGTACCGCCAGCTGTCGCGCCGCGCGGACGAGGTCCACCGCGAGAACGCCGTCGTCCGCCTGGGCGATATCGTGGGCACCAGCCCCTCCATGCAGCAGCTGGTGAAGGAGATTGGCAAGGTGACGGGCAGCACCGCGACGGTGCTGATCAACGGCGAGAGCGGCACCGGCAAGGAGCTCATCGCCCGCGTCATCCACAACTACTCCTACGACGAGCCCCGCCCCTTCATCGGCATCAACTGCTCCGCCATCGTGGACACGCTCCTGGAGAGCGAGCTGTTCGGCCACGAGAAGGGCGCCTTCACCGGCGCCGTCTCCGGCAAGCCCGGCAAGTTCGAGCTGGCCGAGGACGGCACCGTGTTCCTGGATGAGATTGGCGACATGTCGCTGATGCTCCAGGCGAAGCTCCTGCGCGTGCTCCAGGAGCGCGAGTTCGAGCGCGTGGGCGGCGTCAAGCGCGTGAAGCTGCGCGCCCGCGTCATCGCCGCCACCCACCGCAACCTCGCGGACGAGGTGGCCCAGGGGCGCTTCCGCGAGGACCTCTACCAGCGCCTCAAGGTCATCACCCTCGTCATCCCGCCGCTGCGCGAGCGCCGCGAGGACATCTCCCTCCTGGTGAAGCACCTCCTGGAGCGCATCAACGAGAAGGTGCACAAGCGCGTCACCCGCGTGCCCCACGAGGTGATGGAGCGCCTCACCCTGCTGCCCTGGCGCGGCAACGTGCGCGAACTGGAGAACGTCCTCACCCGCGCCGTGGTGCTCGCGCCCGGTGACGTGCTCCGCGGCGACGACCTGCCCGCCCTGGAGGCGAACCCCTCAGGCCCCCTGGACGCGGGCCAGCGGGCCCCAGGCGCCGCGAGCAGCATGTTCGCCGCCCCGGCCGTGGACGACGTGAGCCTCATCCCCACCCTGGAAGAGGCCGAACGGCAGCTCATTGCCCGCGCCATGGCCGTCACCAAGGGCCACAAGGGGCGCACGTGTCAGATCCTGGGCATCAGCCGTCCCACGCTTGAACGAAAGCTTCAAAAGTTCGGTCTCGCACAGGGGCATGGTCCACAGGTTCACCCTTATCCGGTGAAGGATGCTTCCTGA
- the rpmE gene encoding 50S ribosomal protein L31 translates to MKPELHPVYPPSRITCACGNVVETKSTRGSFSVEVCSNCHPFFTGKYKLLDTAGRIDRFKKKYANNAPAAKKGAKAAEPEKA, encoded by the coding sequence ATGAAGCCCGAACTGCACCCGGTCTATCCGCCCTCCCGCATCACCTGCGCGTGCGGCAACGTCGTCGAGACCAAGTCCACCCGCGGCTCGTTCAGCGTGGAAGTCTGCTCGAACTGCCACCCGTTCTTCACCGGCAAGTACAAGCTGCTGGACACGGCCGGCCGCATCGACCGCTTCAAGAAGAAGTACGCGAACAACGCGCCGGCCGCCAAGAAGGGCGCCAAGGCCGCCGAGCCCGAGAAGGCGTAG
- a CDS encoding MutS-related protein, whose product MGGRTACATIVPVPTESQSPHRTYTDRRAAAQADLTELDRVSARYANLRTVAFVAALVVAALTLMGRLPKPWWWAAAGALAVYGVLAVLHHQVFLKEQRARLFVLLNERGLARLEGGWHSFTDTGERFLSPNHLYATDLDVFGQGSLFQLINETATRAGEERLAAWLSAPATAETVVTRQGAARELAPRVDFRQDLCVDARVVAKDKADPALFIQWAEAGPSLDAIRWARPLAILLPLVTLTLFILGTVGVIPDSLVWLGLLAQLGIAVATRRTLRQMDEGVERGERGFARYASLFERVEKQSFEHPRLKQLQSGLTAQGGPPVSALFQRFSRLYSLIEFKRHQFHPLVHWLTLWDIHALFALENWRAAHGRDVRQWFEGLAELEALCCLGGLAHDRPAFIWPQMQAEGPSVEATALGHPLLDAPVPNDVSLPGPRHALLITGSNMSGKTTLMRALGANVVLALAGAPVAAASFRLSPVQVLTSMRVKDSLERGVSYFHAEVLRLKMVLDAAAAAKGQALFLLDEILLGTNTRERQIASREVLRLLLASGACGAVTTHDLSLAVLADEPGSHVVNVHFRDHLEDGKMVFDYRLRQGVVDTTNALRVLRLAGVPVNDPDAPAS is encoded by the coding sequence ATGGGGGGCCGCACAGCATGCGCGACCATCGTGCCCGTCCCGACCGAGTCCCAGAGCCCGCATCGCACGTACACCGACCGCCGCGCCGCCGCCCAGGCGGACCTGACGGAGCTGGACCGCGTCAGCGCCAGGTACGCCAACCTGCGCACCGTGGCTTTCGTGGCGGCGCTCGTCGTGGCCGCGCTGACGCTGATGGGCCGGCTGCCCAAGCCCTGGTGGTGGGCGGCGGCCGGGGCGCTCGCCGTCTATGGCGTGCTGGCGGTGCTGCACCACCAGGTGTTCCTCAAGGAGCAGCGCGCGCGCCTTTTCGTGCTGCTCAACGAGCGCGGCCTGGCGCGGCTGGAGGGCGGCTGGCATTCCTTCACGGACACGGGGGAGCGGTTCCTCTCACCCAACCACCTCTACGCCACGGACCTGGATGTCTTTGGACAGGGCAGCCTCTTCCAGCTGATCAATGAGACGGCGACGCGCGCGGGCGAGGAGCGGCTGGCGGCGTGGCTGTCCGCGCCCGCCACGGCGGAGACGGTGGTGACCCGCCAGGGCGCCGCGCGAGAGCTGGCCCCGCGCGTGGACTTCCGTCAGGACCTCTGCGTGGACGCCCGCGTGGTGGCGAAGGACAAGGCGGACCCTGCCCTCTTCATCCAGTGGGCGGAGGCCGGCCCGTCGCTGGACGCCATCCGCTGGGCGCGGCCCCTAGCCATCCTGCTGCCCCTGGTGACGCTCACCCTCTTCATCCTGGGCACGGTCGGCGTGATTCCGGACAGCCTCGTCTGGCTGGGGCTGCTCGCGCAGCTGGGCATCGCCGTGGCCACGCGCCGCACGCTGCGGCAGATGGACGAAGGCGTGGAGCGCGGCGAGCGCGGCTTCGCGCGCTACGCGTCCCTCTTCGAGCGCGTGGAGAAGCAGTCCTTCGAGCACCCGCGCCTCAAGCAGCTCCAGTCAGGACTGACGGCGCAGGGCGGCCCGCCGGTGTCCGCGCTGTTCCAGCGCTTCAGCCGGCTGTACTCGCTCATCGAGTTCAAGCGGCATCAGTTCCACCCCCTGGTCCACTGGCTCACGCTCTGGGACATCCACGCCCTCTTCGCGCTGGAGAACTGGCGCGCCGCCCACGGCCGCGACGTGCGCCAGTGGTTCGAGGGGCTCGCGGAGCTGGAGGCCCTCTGCTGCCTGGGAGGCCTCGCCCATGACCGCCCTGCCTTCATCTGGCCCCAGATGCAGGCAGAGGGCCCGAGCGTGGAGGCCACCGCGCTGGGGCACCCGCTCCTGGACGCGCCCGTGCCCAACGACGTGTCCCTGCCCGGCCCGCGCCACGCGCTGCTGATCACCGGCTCCAACATGAGCGGCAAGACGACGCTGATGCGCGCGCTGGGCGCGAACGTGGTGCTGGCGCTGGCGGGCGCCCCGGTGGCCGCGGCGTCGTTCCGGCTGTCCCCGGTGCAGGTGCTCACCAGCATGCGCGTGAAGGACTCGCTGGAGCGCGGCGTGTCGTACTTCCACGCGGAGGTGCTGCGGCTGAAGATGGTGCTGGACGCGGCGGCGGCCGCGAAGGGCCAGGCCCTCTTCCTGCTGGACGAAATCCTGCTGGGCACCAACACCCGCGAGCGCCAGATTGCCTCACGCGAGGTGCTGCGGCTGCTGCTCGCCTCCGGCGCGTGTGGCGCGGTGACGACGCATGATTTGTCCCTGGCGGTGCTGGCGGACGAGCCGGGCTCGCACGTGGTGAACGTCCACTTCCGCGACCACCTGGAGGACGGGAAGATGGTGTTCGACTACCGGCTCCGGCAGGGGGTGGTGGACACCACCAACGCGCTGCGGGTGCTGCGCCTGGCGGGCGTCCCGGTGAATGACCCGGACGCCCCGGCCTCCTGA